The genome window TGCAGTTGAAGTAACTGCGAATGGTTGGTTGATTACAAGACGAAGGTCAGCGTGTGGGATGTACTCTTCAACATCTTTTTTGTTAACAGTGATTTTACCAGTTCCTGGAACAAGGCGAACGCGTGCAACAGCGTTTTTACGACGTCCAGTACCTGCATATTGTGCTTGTGACATACTTTATTGTTCCTTTCCTTAGATAAGTCCTGAAATATCAAGAACTTCTGGTTGTTGTGCAGCGTGAGTGTGCTCAGCTCCAACGAATACTTTCAATTTCATACCTTGAGCGCGGCCAAGAGTATTGTGTGGAAGCATACCTTTAACTGATTTCTCGATCAAACGTACTGCATTTTTAGAACGAAGTTCACCAGCAGAGATTGATTTCAATCCACCTGGGTGGTTTGAGTGAGTGTAGTAGATCTTATCAGTTGCTTTTTTACCAGTCAATTTAACTTTTTCAGCATTGATAACGATTACGAAGTCACCTGTATCAGTGTGAGGTGTGAATGTTGGTTTGTTTTTTCCGCGAAGCACGCTAGCAACAACTGCTGAAAGGCGTCCAAGAGGTACATCAGTTGCGTCAACAACGTACCATTTGCGTTCTACTTGGCCTGGTTTAGCCATGAATGTAGTTTTGTTCATGATTTC of Streptococcus sp. S5 contains these proteins:
- the rplM gene encoding 50S ribosomal protein L13, whose translation is MNKTTFMAKPGQVERKWYVVDATDVPLGRLSAVVASVLRGKNKPTFTPHTDTGDFVIVINAEKVKLTGKKATDKIYYTHSNHPGGLKSISAGELRSKNAVRLIEKSVKGMLPHNTLGRAQGMKLKVFVGAEHTHAAQQPEVLDISGLI